The following nucleotide sequence is from Carnobacterium viridans.
AACAAATCTATATCGTTTGCGGTAAAACAGACATGCGTAAATCGATTCATGGACTCGCGTCCATTATACAAGATCACTATAATATAGACGTTTTTGGTAATGGCCTATTTTTATTTTGTGGTGGAAGTCGAAATAAATATAAAGCTCTTTATTGGTAAGGTGCTGGCTTTATCCTGCTTTACAAGAGTCTTGAAAATGGTGTGATTCAATGGCCCCGAACCAAAGAAGAAGTTCGAACGATTACCCAACAAGAACTGAGATGGATTTTGGAAGGGTTGAAAATTGATCAACCAAAAGCAATAAAGAAAGTGAAACATGGGTAATTAAACTAATTTTAAAACAGCCAAAAACGTTGTGAAATCAACGATTTTAGCTGTTTTTTAGTATGTGTTTCCTGGTATAATAAGGGTATCGAAGTGAAAAAAAGGCAGGTGTGGAAAATGAATGAATTAGAACAAATCTTGATCAAAAAACTAGAGTTAGCAAATGAACAAAACAGACAGTTAACTGAGCAGTTAGCATTATTAACGGAACAAGTGCAGCTGTTAACTCAAAAGTTATTTGGTCGTTCTAGTGAAAAGTCTAAAATAACACCAACTGTTGAAAACCAGCTGATTTTATTTACGGACGAAGATCTAAACCTGTTTAATGAGGCAGAGATCGATCAAGACAAAAAAGCACCTGAAATCAGTCAATTAGAAGATCTGAAAGTGAAAAGACATACGATGGGATAAAAAAAAAGAGGATAAAAGAACTCCCAGTCGTCAATGTTAAATTTCTATTACATGAAGAAGAATGCCATTGTGACTGGTACAATACAGAATTAAAAATAATAGGAAAAGAAGAAGTTCGACAAGAAGTTGAATTTATTCCTGCTCACCTGAAGGGGAGAAAAATTATGCGCTATGCTTATGAGTGTCCAACTTGTAAGAAAGATGGTGCAGACGCTATTGTAAAAGCTCCAACACCTGCGCCTGTTATCCCTAGAAGTTTAGCTTCTGCAAGTTCAGTAGCCTGGTTAATGCATCAAAATTTGAATTGAGTATCCCTTTCTATCGTCAAGAAAAAGAATGGGGAAATTATGGAATCGTACTTAGTCGTGCCACTATGGCCAATTGGGTTATCACAGTTTCTAACCTATGGTTAAAGCCTATGTATGACTTATTACATAAGCAGTTACTGCAATCACGAGCGATCCATGTAGATGAAACGACGATGCAGGTTTTAAAAGAGCCAAATAAACCGGCTACCTCAAAGTCCTATATGTGGCTTTACCAAAGTAGCAAAGATGCCTCTGAGCAAATGGCGCTTTACCACTATAAATCTACTCGAGCAGGAGAAAATGCGCGTAATTTTTTAGAAGGCTATCACGGTTTTATGCATTGTGATGGATATGAAGGCTACAATAAAGTTACGGATGCCACACGTGTCGGCTGTTGGGCTCACCTACGGAAAGAAAAAGCAATGCCAATCTTAACTAATTTTTGGAATTGGGTAGAGCAGACAAATGCGTTAAAGAATTCCATACTTGGAAAAGCATTGCAGTATGAAAAAAATCAAAAGGTTTACTTAATGAACTACCTTGAAGATGGGGAATGTCACCTCTCAAATAATCTAGCAGAGCGCAGCATTCGTCCATTCGTAGTTGGTCGTAAAGCTTGGAATTTTTCTACCAGTACCAAAGGTGCAACAGCGAGTGGTGGTGTTTATAGTTTAATCCAAACGGCAAAACTAAATTGGTTAAATCCGTATAAGTATCTTCATTACTTATTTGAAGAACTGCCTGATACACCATTTAAAGAATACCCTGAATTACTTCAAGCGCTATTGCCATGGAGTGTGGAAGTTCAAGAAGATTACAGATAACCCTCACTATAATATAAAAACATTATAGCAAGGGTTATTTGTCATAGCTAGATACCGTTTCATTTTGCGCTTACGATTATCCTATTGATAATCCAAGTATCTCCTTTTAACTGAAACAAGCCAAGATAGGGATGATCAAGAATAAAAAATAGCATCTAAAAGACTATCTAGTTGAGCTTTCCCACTAGTTGGTCTCTTAGGTACTATCTCTATTTTTTATAAAGCGATTTGTGTTCCAACTCCAAGTTTTTTAGCTTTTACAAGAATCTTTTCAGCTGTCACAACATCCAATACCGCTGTTCCAACCGTTTTAAAAACAGTTATGTCTTCTTCATTTTCACGACCTAAAATTTTACCTAACATCACTTCACCAAGATCTCCTTGGTAGTGACTTCTTTCTACTAAACCTTCTTTTAACGGAGTAATGATATCGCCAGCTTCTGCCAGAACACCTTCCATTGTATCGAAGATAACTTTATCTGCACGAACAATGATTTCGCTTGGTAATTCGTGCATTTCAGGAGTATACGCTCCAACACCATTAACATGAGCACCATTTTTTACATGTTCTCCAGAAAATGTTGCACGTCTAGATGTTGTCACAGAAGTAATAATATCTGCGCCTTTAACCGCTTCTTCTGAATTGTCTACTGCAATTAATTTCGTATTAAAATGTGCAAATTGTTCTGACATCTCTTTTACAAATTGTTCACAACGCTCTTTGTCAATATCTACTATCCTTACTTCGTCTAATGAACGAACCGTTAACATCGCTTCTAGTTGAGAAATAGCTTGTCCACCCGTTCCGATTAAAGCAGCAATTTTAGCATCTTTACGAGCTAAAATATCTGTTGCCGCTCCCTGAACAGCTCCAGTGCGTAGTTGTGTTAGATAAGTGCCATCCATCATTGCTTCTACTATTCCCGTTTCAGCATTTAGTAAAACCATCGTTGCTGGCACACTTGGTAAATTCTTTTCAATATTACCAGGGTAAATCGAAACAATCTTAACTCCCAAAGCTTGGTTGTTGCCAGCGACATAGGCTGGCATATATAAGCTTTGCCCGCCATGTTCAGGAACATCAATATTTGTACGCAACGGAACTGTGCTTTTCCCTTGTGAGAAAAGACGTAAAGCTTCTTTATCTGCTTGAATAGCTTCCTCCATTGTAAAAACAGTTTGCATTTCTTTTTTCGTCAATACAATCATTCTTCTCTCTCCTTCTTAAAACTTATTTCAGATACCTTTTAACCACAATCTCTTGAACTTATTTTTTTATTTCTTTTGTATCTTTTAGTTAGCACTATCTGTTAAGTCCATTTTAGATTTACGCATTTCTAAAACCATAGTAACAGCTGTATAAAGCAAAATCACAATAACCAACCATTGAAGCATACCAACGTTTAATGATTTAACAAAGTAAACGGCTGTCAATACACCTAGTACTCCAAATGTAGAGGTAAATAACGTGATTTTACGACTATACTCACCAAATTTAACGAATTGCATACTTCCGATTGGAACTGAGAATGTTGCTGCTCCCATCATGATGGGGAAAGCTACTGCTGGATTCATGCCTAAAGCATAAACCGTAGCCATTGTTAGCGCATATGAACCAATACCAATATTGTTTAATGCACCATAAGCAAATAATAAAACACCGGCTGTTACTAATTTTAGACCATATAATTCAGTTGCCGTTCCATTGGAAGGAATTAAATTGAATTTTCCAGCTAAAATTAACAATGCAGCAATAGTCAAACCGATTGAAATAAATTGTTTAATTGTTTTTTCTGGTAATTTCACAACAAAACGTGGTCCTACATATGCTCCAATGACTTGACTGATAATACAAACAGCTAATGTTTTAAGACCAACATCAATCGATGTGATATATAATAGGGCCATTGCCGCTACTGGAATAACACATTGTGCATTTAATGTTCCTGGTAGTTTCTTTAGAGGCACCCATTTCAACTTTCGATACAAGACTGTTCCAATAGCAAAATCTGATACGCCAAAAGTGGAAAGTAAAAACGTGAAGAATGAAGTAAATGGAAGTGCCAATGTACTAGCAGGTTCAGTCATAATTTCATTTTTATGCTTTACCAAATCTTTCACAAAAGAAAATACAAAAAATAAGTTCACAATCACAATCAAAGATAATAATACCCTAGTCATCATAGTTTCCTCCAACAATTTTTTTAGTTTTTATAAATATTTCTAACATCCATTAAATCTTTTCCAAATACTTCTTTTGCCGGATCTTCTAGTTGTTTAATCATGCGTAAATTATAGGCATCATGGATAATGTACTCTTTGGCTAATTTAACCATCGAATGATTTCTTGTCCAGATAACATCTGGCTGATCTGTTGGTAATGTCCCATACACTACTTCTTTTGAATCTGCTACTAAGCTAATCCAACGACTGCCATAATCTTTTAATTTGTCTTCTTCAAAGCCATGTTTATAAAAACGAGTAAATGGTAATTCATATCGCTGTTCTTGACTAAATAAAATAACAATGAAATTCTCTAATCGCTGTTCAGCTTTGGTGAGCAAATCTACCATTTCTATTGTTAAATCTTCTTCCCAAACTTGTAGATACAAATCTTTTTTTGAACTTTCAATTAATTCATTTACTTTTTCAATCACTCGGTTGTATTCAGAAAAATTCCATAACGTTTCTGTTATTTCTGTTTCTTCAATACTGCCTAAAATTTTTTCAATTTCTTCAAAATCACTTTTCATTTTCTTCTTTAATTGCTCAATCACTTTTTCAACTGGCTGAGCCATATACCGCACTGGATCTGTATTGCTACAAATAACTAAACCTTTTTTTAACAGGACATTTAGCGTATTGTATACCTTCGAGCGAGGGACACTTGAATTCTTGCTTACTTCATAACCTGTCTGACTACATTTTTTTAATAAGGCAATGTAAACTAATGTTTCATATTCTGAAAATTGATACTCTTTCATAATCGCTATTGCTCGATTCATTTCCCTCCCCCTTTATTAAGTGATTAGCCTCACTTATTCGCTCTTTTTATTTAGGAGCTACCTTCAGTAACTACTATAATCCTAAATCATTTCACTGTCAATCGTTTTGTGAATGTTTTATCTTGTTTTTCTGTTTTTTTTTTTTAGATAGTCACTTATCTCTATAGGTTATACTAGGTTTTAGATAATTTCATATTAATCCTTGATCGATAAAACACAATATCAATAATTAAATCAGGTTTTACCTGTATTCGTTTACAATAAATCACTACATAGAACAGACCAAAAGATAAGTATGAATTATTCAGGTAAGTAGTTAGGGACTCTTTAGGTGAAAAAAAATTTCTATAGCGAAATAAAGTGAAAGAAAATAGTTTTTGAGATTATTGACTTATTTTTCTATTCTCAGATAGGAATTTATTGGGCTGAAAGAGGCCTCCAACACGTTAATTAACATTAATCAAGCTGAATTGACAAAGCCTTAATCCAACAAAAATCGGATCCGCTCAGGGTGCCTGACGATACAAAAAAAATAAATAATCTTTGTATTTCAACTTTTGAAAAAACTTACTTTTTATCCTTTATCTTTTTTATTTTGCTGCAGAAGCTGCACTTGTTACACTTTTTGCTCGCATCATGTACATTCGAGTAGCCATTTTACCACCTTGCATAGTTGCTTTACCAGATCCTGTTCCATACCACATGCTTCTTAAAACACTTGGCCCACGAATAATTAATACGCCAAAACCAATTAGCAACATAAAACTATACCATTCAAACGTTGTACTAGATAATACTTCTACAATTCCGACCATTAAACCCATCTGTACAATAATGCTCACAATTTGGCTCAGAAATTCGCGCCACCATACAGACATATAATTGTATTCCTCATTGATAATAGATATCGCTGCCCAGACACTCAACAACTCCAACAAGACAAGATCCGCATGATAAATACAAATTTTGATTAAGAATGTCGCAAATACAATCAATAAGAATAAAAGTAATATAAGTGTACTGGTAACATTAGGAGCGACTTGCGAGACGTCTTCTATGTTAATAAAAGAATTGATTTTTTCTGCAGTCATACCACCAATTGAACTAAACATCCATTCTCCTAATGGATAGACAATCATATCGAGTGAAAAAATTAAAATTAAAGGTAAAATTAGTACCATTGCACTAGCCTTAAAAGAATCGACAATCAATCCCCATACAGAAGCATCTCGACTACCTTCAGCTTCAGATAATAAGAAAATCAATACTTTTGCTAGAGCAATTGTAACCAACATTACACCACCAAAAGCTATAAAAATTCCATACAGTTGAGAGAAAAAACCACTCAGTGCATTGTGATCAAAAATAAGCTTTCCTAAAAGGTTAAAGGTTGTTTCTAGCAAATCTGTAATCCAGTCTGAAAACATTTTGGAAATCCTTTCTCCCATATTTACCACTCACCTTCTACAACAGAATTCAGTTTCCACTCTCCATCTTCTATATTCATTTCAATCTCTACCAAACTAGGTGTAATTGTAGATATACTTTCAATTGAAGCACTGTGATTTACTACTTCCAATTCAGGATTTACGTTACTTTCCTCAATACTAAACGCTTGCCAAAAAACACCATTATCATAACTTTCTTCACTTTCTCTTAAAAAAAATAAATCTTTACTAAATACAGCATCTGTATTGAATCCATAGTTTTCAACCTCTTCAGTAATTTCTTCTTGATAACTTTCTGTTAAGTAAGGAAAAACATCCTCTTCTAAATGAGCTAGTAAATCATCGTTATCTAAATCAGAAAAACGTTCTCGCTCTTCGTGTAGATTCAAAAAACTTTCTAACTGGTCTGTACTCTTTTCTAGTGCCTCTTCTTCGTTAAAGCCACATCCGGATAAAAATAATAAAACGCTCAATAACATTAACCCTTTCGTTCCTTTAATCATTACGTCACTACCTTCCTCAGTTCATTGACTTAAAAAAGCCGGAAGCTTCAGTTATTATTTCTTGTTCTTTTTGCTCTTTTGCTTTTTCTCGTTCTACAGACTCATCCTTTTCTCGTTCGGTTCGATTCTCAGCGTTTGATTGCATATAGTCTTGATAGTTTTCTTTATCTTGTTCGAATTTTTCTAGTTGTTCAGCTGTAGAATGTGGTGTGTAATCCCTTTGATTCAACAAAAATTTTGGTTGTGGAAACAACTCAAATTGGAAAGCTTTTTTTGCTTGAATGGGGCGTTTATTCTGAAAGACAATTAAACTCGTATCGTCTGGCATCTGCATAATTTCACCAGCCGTCATTAAATCTCTTCCGGTGTAACTTTGATTTTCACTGGAACTACTAGAGTTGTTCTCTTTTCCATGTTGTGTGCTCTCAGACTCGGTTTCAACCTTTACGGTAGCTTTATCCAATAATCGTTTAAAGTACTCCGCAGTAGTCGAATTTGCAGCATTTAAGCACGTTTTCACGGCACAGTTCCCTAAAATACTTTCCGCTTTTTTTTCACCATATTTATCCTGCAATTGCGTCAAAGTTTGGATAATAGTGGCCACTCCAATTCCATACCCTCTACAAGTAGCTAAAAACTCTTCATATCCAGGAAATTTACCTAAGTTTACAAATTCATCTAAAATAAAGTTCACTGATTTTGGCAATTTTGAATGGTTTTCAGATGCAAAATCATAAAGTTCGTTAAATAACTGGCTAAAAAAGATATTGATTAACCCTTCCCAGGATTGATCCATAACCGGAATAATCACGTAAAGCACCATTTTTTTTCGGCCAATATCTCGTAAATTAAAATCACTAAATCGCGTGAATTCGGCAACTTCATCATCCACAAAGTCGGATATTGTTGTTAGAAGGGACATAATGATACTGCCTTGCATGTCTCCTTTGGCTTTTTTATAGCCTAATTCATACGCTCGTCTAGCTGGGTGCTTGCGTTCAAGTTTTAAAAACTCTTCATCTAAGCCACTTTCGCCATCCTCATCTGATTCAGGGTCGAACTCTTGTAAAAAGTCTAAGATGCCCTCCATATTTCGTCTTTCAGGAGGCAATTCATACTTCACGAACAAAATAAGAGCCTTTAACAGTGCTCGTTGTGAGTAATACCAAACGTCTCTTTTACTGTCTTTGTTAGCACTGTCCACAATTTTAGTCGCCACTGTGGTGGCATGAATGTCTTTTTTGACGTAATCAATAGGATTGTGTCGGTCAGAAGCCATCATATTTGCAAAATTCAGGACCCGGACGTCATAGCCTTGCTGCTGTTTAACGGCAGCTGTTTGCTCATAAACTTCTCCTTTTGGATCCGTCACAACGATGCTATTTTCCGTTTCATTATAGACATTTGTAATCACAAAACTTTGGGTTTTAAAAGACCCCGGTCCTCCCATCACCATTATATTTCGATTGGGTTTTGATTCTGTGGGTTGAATAATGACTTTACTATTTAAAATACCTAAAATGGTTCCTGTCATCTGGTTTCCTCCCCTTCAGTTGGTTGATCAAGCGAAGCGGTAAAATTTTTCAGGATCTCTTGCTTAGATTGAGCCAGGTAATTTTTTCCGTCAAAAATCTCTTTTTCACGTGCCCAACGTGCTGAACCATGGTATTGGTTTCGTTCATCGGCTTCCCATCCCTCTTTCTTTTCTTTAGACGCTAATTTGATTTGAATAGAAGCACAATAAAGTAAAAGACCGATGGTTCCCATTATAAATAATGGATTTTTTGTTTCTATCAATATTTGAATCGTTTGAAAAGGATGGAGAAGTGTCTCTTTTACTGTTTCAAGTAAGATAGTGGTCGTTAAAGACAATTTAAACTCGGAAAAGGTCATAATCAATTGAGTCACCACTACTAAACACCACTCCGAAAGGACAAAACTAACGAGAAACCAAATGAGTTTCTTTTTTATTTTGTTTAAAAATTTTTCCACCGAATGCCTCCCTTAACGACTTTAGTTGGTTGCTGTCAAACCTAGATTTGTTAACTGGCTAATGTGATACTCTCCATTAGTTTCAATGAGGGTTACTTGATACAGTTGCGGCAAACGAGAAACCACTTCATGATCCAACGAGTATTCAGTAGTTAATTGAACCAAAAAAATCAGTTCCTCAGTCGGATGAAGATAAATAGTCAGTTCCTTTAACTGATTCTTTACATCTAAAAGAGGCGGATCTGTAGAAGAAAGTTCTTTTAGTCGTTGAATGGTTTCATCTGTAGCCTTGTTTTGTAAGTGGTCGAAACGAGTAAGATAAGTAGCGTTATCGTAGTCTAAATAAGTACGTAATCCCTCTTCAATCACGGTCAGTTTCTTTTTATTCGCTACAGTGTCAGTAAACTTATCCTCTTGATTGATTAGTTGTTCCATTGTTTTTAATTCTTTTTCTGTTTTTGAGAGCTTACTTTCTAGTCCTCGATTCGTTTGGTTTAAACTAAAGAGCGATACAATCAAAATAAGTACCGTTACGGTTCCAGTAACGGTTAGTAGTAATTTTTTCATCTCTATACCTCAATCTTTTAACTCATTCATTACAATCCCAACAAGGGTGCTGGATCGATTCGATTATTGTTTTGATAGACCTCAAAATGCAAATGGACACCAGTGGAAGACCCAGAAGTACCCATATAGCCAATGGATTCGCCTGTTTCAACTTGTTGACCAGGTAAAACGGTGATTTCTTTTAAATGAGCGTAGAGCGTCTCTATTCCATTGCCATTCGTTAGTTTCACGTAATTTCCCCAACTACTGGAGTAAGCTGCTTGACTAACTTTTCCTTTCAATGCCGCAAAAACAGGTGGATTTCCACCATTCATAGGCGCAAAATCAACACCTCCATGCAGTTTATGTTCTCCCGTTATAGGATGGATTCGAAAACCAAAAGCAGATGTAATGGTTTGATCTTCAACGGGAAAGGCTAGTACTCCATTGCCGGGTACCCCACTGTTTAGGGCTTGCTGCACTAAATCGGCATAATAAAAATTACCACCATTCGTGTATAAGTAATTGCCATTTTCATCAGCCACCGGGGATGAGTACGGATACGTTTGACCGGATGTATTGCCTAAAGAAGGTGCGACAACTTCTTTAGAATACACTTCTGCCAATTCAGTTGTGTGAACACCGCCGTTATCTGCAATATATGTTAAATAACCACTACCAAAATTATAGCTCTGGATAGCCGTGTTTAAGTCCACTCCTATTTGATTCATTTGATCGATCACATCTTTAAAGTGCTTAATTCCTATCTGAATGCTGTAAACGGGATCTTGAATAGCATTAGGTGCTAAACCAATGGCTTCACTCGACTGCATGATATCTAACTGAGAACCATCTGACTCAGTAGCTGTAATGGCCAATACAATCTGTATATAATCTTCCATCCCATATTTGGCTAGTTCCTCTTCCATGATGGGTTTCCATTTTAGAACCGATTCAGGTATAGAAGCCAATTCGTTCTCATCAGTTCCAGTAAAATAACTGGAAAAGGCAGTCACTAAGATGGTAATTAAGAGGACTAGTCCCAATACAGACCAAGCAAGAACTTTTCCGATTTTACTTTTAACATAAAACGTTAGTGGCTTCATTTATATCCTCACCAACTTTACTCGTTGTTTTGTAGTGTCTCGATTTCTTTCGTCAATGTTGCGATTTTATCCTTCTGAATCTGCTGTTTTTCGTCCTTTTTCTCATCATCTTCTTTAATGGCTTTTAACTCTTCTTCTGCTTTTGCCAATTCATTATCTGCTTGCTTAAGTTTAATCTTGTTTTCTAAAGAAGCTGACGGAAATTTTTCTAGTACTTTTTGTGCACTGGTCACATCATCATTGGTTAGATAAGCTAATCCCATTCTGACTGCTGTTTCTTCATCTTCTAGAAAAGGCAGAGCAGAGGACATTGTAGCAGTATCATAAGCCACAATAGCTTTTTCAGTTTCTAGTTTAGTGGTGTCCTCTTCTGCAACTTCTGTCAGCGTTAAATCAAGAATCGCTTCGCTTTGATCGTTATCATAGTAATGGGCAATAACCGGCTCCAGAAATGAGACATCTGTATCTATGGCTTGTTGGAATTGGTTATTTTCAAAGTACATAGTGGCAATGTCCTCTTTAGAGTCTCCAGCTTTTTCCATAGCGATAGCCGCTTTTTCATAGTCTCCATTAACAATCTGTTGATTGGCTTCTAGTGAATAGTTTTTCTGTTCCATGTCTTGTTCCATTGCCTGAACAATTTGTTCTTGCTGGGCATTAGCGTATTGCTTTGTCATTCCTACTGCAGTCAAAGAGAAGAGAACACTCGCCACTAAAGTATATAGGGTTCGTTTCTTCAATTTTTCTTTATTGGTTGAGTTGTGTTGAATGTAATCATAGGTCACAAAATCATACGCTTCTTCAATAATCAGCAACATCTCTTGCCTGGTACTAGCCTGAACAACCGCTTTAACCAATTCATTCCCACGCTTTAAGACTTCCTCTTTTTCTCCTAAGCACGTTTCATAGCTAAAGTTCGTCAAAATACATAAAACTAATGCTTTATACCGATCAAGATCAGAATACTTATGTTCTTGAGGCAATACAGTTGTAGCCAAGTAAGTATATTTCACAGTTTGCATTGGATAATAAAAAATTGTAGCCGGATGAATACTCACAAAGTTAGATGTTTGTTGTAAAATGTTCTCTCTTAGTAGTGTTTGGGCAATCGATAACTTAACGGAGTATTCTTCTTTTTTTATCATGGTGAGAGATTTCATGCTTTCTAAACGTTCATAATGAAGGTATAAGGTATGATCATCTTCCTCTACTTGAATTAAATTAAAAAAATGAACATCATTTTGTTTTTTCAGACGTTCTATATCTTCGATTTGCTCATAGGAACAGAGATTTTTTGAAATTTCATACACGATTTTTTCTTTAAACAATTTGATACTTCCAAATTCAAAGTTCATCACCTTAAAGTCTTGCCATCCTAGCATCTTATCCCTCCTTGCTAGTCATATAGAAAGTTTTTAGCTTCTACCAACTCACTAGGTGTCATCTTTATGCGTTCTTCATAGTTGGGTACTTCCATTGCGGACTCTCCATAGTGTTCTTCATACCGTTCTGGATCTTTTAACCGTAATTCTTCTTCTGTTAGCTCGACCTTCATAAATGCGCGTTGCGATCCATGTATAATTAACGCTTCTCCTTGTTTTCTACGCGACAACAATTTCTTTTCTTTTTCACTGAAATTCATATGCAGTTTATCAGTCAAATCTTCTACACCTTTATCA
It contains:
- a CDS encoding IS66 family transposase; its protein translation is MSIPFYRQEKEWGNYGIVLSRATMANWVITVSNLWLKPMYDLLHKQLLQSRAIHVDETTMQVLKEPNKPATSKSYMWLYQSSKDASEQMALYHYKSTRAGENARNFLEGYHGFMHCDGYEGYNKVTDATRVGCWAHLRKEKAMPILTNFWNWVEQTNALKNSILGKALQYEKNQKVYLMNYLEDGECHLSNNLAERSIRPFVVGRKAWNFSTSTKGATASGGVYSLIQTAKLNWLNPYKYLHYLFEELPDTPFKEYPELLQALLPWSVEVQEDYR
- a CDS encoding TrmB family transcriptional regulator, producing the protein MNRAIAIMKEYQFSEYETLVYIALLKKCSQTGYEVSKNSSVPRSKVYNTLNVLLKKGLVICSNTDPVRYMAQPVEKVIEQLKKKMKSDFEEIEKILGSIEETEITETLWNFSEYNRVIEKVNELIESSKKDLYLQVWEEDLTIEMVDLLTKAEQRLENFIVILFSQEQRYELPFTRFYKHGFEEDKLKDYGSRWISLVADSKEVVYGTLPTDQPDVIWTRNHSMVKLAKEYIIHDAYNLRMIKQLEDPAKEVFGKDLMDVRNIYKN
- a CDS encoding lysozyme family protein; the protein is MKPLTFYVKSKIGKVLAWSVLGLVLLITILVTAFSSYFTGTDENELASIPESVLKWKPIMEEELAKYGMEDYIQIVLAITATESDGSQLDIMQSSEAIGLAPNAIQDPVYSIQIGIKHFKDVIDQMNQIGVDLNTAIQSYNFGSGYLTYIADNGGVHTTELAEVYSKEVVAPSLGNTSGQTYPYSSPVADENGNYLYTNGGNFYYADLVQQALNSGVPGNGVLAFPVEDQTITSAFGFRIHPITGEHKLHGGVDFAPMNGGNPPVFAALKGKVSQAAYSSSWGNYVKLTNGNGIETLYAHLKEITVLPGQQVETGESIGYMGTSGSSTGVHLHFEVYQNNNRIDPAPLLGL
- a CDS encoding IS66 family transposase zinc-finger binding domain-containing protein, which codes for MKELPVVNVKFLLHEEECHCDWYNTELKIIGKEEVRQEVEFIPAHLKGRKIMRYAYECPTCKKDGADAIVKAPTPAPVIPRSLASASSVAWLMHQNLN
- a CDS encoding ornithine cyclodeaminase family protein, whose translation is MIVLTKKEMQTVFTMEEAIQADKEALRLFSQGKSTVPLRTNIDVPEHGGQSLYMPAYVAGNNQALGVKIVSIYPGNIEKNLPSVPATMVLLNAETGIVEAMMDGTYLTQLRTGAVQGAATDILARKDAKIAALIGTGGQAISQLEAMLTVRSLDEVRIVDIDKERCEQFVKEMSEQFAHFNTKLIAVDNSEEAVKGADIITSVTTSRRATFSGEHVKNGAHVNGVGAYTPEMHELPSEIIVRADKVIFDTMEGVLAEAGDIITPLKEGLVERSHYQGDLGEVMLGKILGRENEEDITVFKTVGTAVLDVVTAEKILVKAKKLGVGTQIAL
- a CDS encoding sulfite exporter TauE/SafE family protein, translating into MTRVLLSLIVIVNLFFVFSFVKDLVKHKNEIMTEPASTLALPFTSFFTFLLSTFGVSDFAIGTVLYRKLKWVPLKKLPGTLNAQCVIPVAAMALLYITSIDVGLKTLAVCIISQVIGAYVGPRFVVKLPEKTIKQFISIGLTIAALLILAGKFNLIPSNGTATELYGLKLVTAGVLLFAYGALNNIGIGSYALTMATVYALGMNPAVAFPIMMGAATFSVPIGSMQFVKFGEYSRKITLFTSTFGVLGVLTAVYFVKSLNVGMLQWLVIVILLYTAVTMVLEMRKSKMDLTDSAN
- a CDS encoding VirD4-like conjugal transfer protein, CD1115 family encodes the protein MTGTILGILNSKVIIQPTESKPNRNIMVMGGPGSFKTQSFVITNVYNETENSIVVTDPKGEVYEQTAAVKQQQGYDVRVLNFANMMASDRHNPIDYVKKDIHATTVATKIVDSANKDSKRDVWYYSQRALLKALILFVKYELPPERRNMEGILDFLQEFDPESDEDGESGLDEEFLKLERKHPARRAYELGYKKAKGDMQGSIIMSLLTTISDFVDDEVAEFTRFSDFNLRDIGRKKMVLYVIIPVMDQSWEGLINIFFSQLFNELYDFASENHSKLPKSVNFILDEFVNLGKFPGYEEFLATCRGYGIGVATIIQTLTQLQDKYGEKKAESILGNCAVKTCLNAANSTTAEYFKRLLDKATVKVETESESTQHGKENNSSSSSENQSYTGRDLMTAGEIMQMPDDTSLIVFQNKRPIQAKKAFQFELFPQPKFLLNQRDYTPHSTAEQLEKFEQDKENYQDYMQSNAENRTEREKDESVEREKAKEQKEQEIITEASGFFKSMN
- a CDS encoding conjugal transfer protein TrbL family protein encodes the protein MGERISKMFSDWITDLLETTFNLLGKLIFDHNALSGFFSQLYGIFIAFGGVMLVTIALAKVLIFLLSEAEGSRDASVWGLIVDSFKASAMVLILPLILIFSLDMIVYPLGEWMFSSIGGMTAEKINSFINIEDVSQVAPNVTSTLILLLFLLIVFATFLIKICIYHADLVLLELLSVWAAISIINEEYNYMSVWWREFLSQIVSIIVQMGLMVGIVEVLSSTTFEWYSFMLLIGFGVLIIRGPSVLRSMWYGTGSGKATMQGGKMATRMYMMRAKSVTSAASAAK